Proteins encoded by one window of Longimicrobium sp.:
- a CDS encoding DUF429 domain-containing protein codes for MTPFRYFGGIDFSGAKEPLSNLWSALGEERDGRLHVRWLQPHPFREDLRSYVAGGWRKTAGAGADERVLWGADFPFGVPAAMSERLAAGRRASWSATAAWVADRPADEVRDAFPDLFKSPRATDTNGAMAPLDLRLYKQTVEGLRWLHELRDEAEVSIVPQAPADAPTTLVEVYPSGAVKDLGIKGSRVPSRPGEVRARPAGLRTFFSFEHPSLEVIACTLEDARDACIAALAAWQCREDLDQPFRTSRVPEETLRLEGWIYRPPAALG; via the coding sequence ATGACCCCCTTCCGCTACTTCGGCGGGATCGACTTCAGCGGGGCCAAGGAGCCCCTTTCCAACCTGTGGAGCGCGCTGGGCGAGGAGCGCGACGGCCGGCTTCACGTCCGGTGGCTCCAGCCGCATCCGTTCCGTGAGGACCTGCGCTCGTACGTCGCGGGCGGGTGGCGGAAGACGGCGGGCGCCGGCGCGGACGAGCGCGTCCTGTGGGGCGCGGACTTCCCCTTCGGCGTCCCGGCGGCGATGTCGGAGCGATTGGCGGCCGGGCGGCGCGCGTCGTGGTCCGCCACCGCCGCCTGGGTCGCGGACCGCCCCGCGGACGAGGTGCGAGACGCCTTCCCAGACCTCTTCAAGTCGCCGCGCGCCACCGACACCAACGGCGCCATGGCCCCGCTCGACCTCCGCCTCTACAAGCAGACGGTGGAGGGGCTGCGCTGGCTGCACGAGCTGCGCGACGAGGCGGAGGTCTCCATCGTCCCCCAGGCCCCCGCCGACGCCCCGACGACGCTGGTGGAGGTGTACCCCTCCGGCGCCGTCAAGGACCTGGGGATCAAGGGCTCGCGCGTCCCCTCGCGCCCCGGCGAGGTGCGGGCGCGGCCGGCGGGGCTGCGCACCTTTTTCTCCTTTGAGCACCCCTCCCTGGAGGTGATCGCCTGCACCCTGGAGGACGCCCGCGACGCCTGCATCGCCGCGCTGGCCGCCTGGCAGTGCCGCGAGGACCTCGACCAGCCCTTCCGCACCTCCCGCGTCCCCGAGGAGACGCTGCGGCTGGAGGGATGGATCTATCGCCCGCCGGCGGCATTGGGGTGA
- a CDS encoding M56 family metallopeptidase yields MNGWMALDPVWSPEWAWLRYATSLRATVLLLILAAAALLLRRAPASVRAQLWAAALVALLPLPELRMLPLHWSAHVVPSVLAEPMIAIGSTMVAQSWPGALTLPWTTVLGIAWMAGAALVLGRLAWGWTAVALLSRRARPVENAGWLALLDECSAALGVRRRVRLLRAAGIGTPLTWGTLHPAVVLPADADGWPESHRRAVLLHELAHVRRLDCLLQLFAHLTCALWWFHPGAWWAAHRLGTERERACDERVLRAGVRPSDYAECLLRIADGARGFGAVGPAIVAAGFLRRGQLRLRLRAILTPAPRPAPSFAASFATAAACAALVLVVGSMRLSPRPDVLWTALGSPDWTRRAFAAESIARFGDPASVAALHATLRTEPNPAVPAMARFGARLRPGSGQGMVIRFGWPADG; encoded by the coding sequence GTGAACGGGTGGATGGCGCTGGACCCGGTGTGGAGCCCGGAGTGGGCCTGGCTCCGCTACGCCACCTCACTGCGGGCCACCGTCCTGCTGCTGATCCTGGCCGCGGCGGCCCTCCTCCTTCGCCGCGCCCCCGCATCCGTGCGGGCGCAGCTCTGGGCGGCGGCGCTGGTCGCGCTGCTGCCGCTGCCGGAGCTGCGCATGCTCCCGCTGCACTGGAGCGCCCACGTGGTCCCCTCCGTTCTGGCCGAGCCGATGATCGCGATCGGCTCCACGATGGTGGCGCAGAGCTGGCCCGGCGCGCTCACCCTGCCCTGGACGACAGTGCTGGGGATCGCCTGGATGGCCGGCGCCGCGCTGGTGCTGGGTCGCCTCGCGTGGGGATGGACCGCCGTCGCGCTCCTCTCGCGCCGCGCCCGGCCGGTGGAGAATGCGGGCTGGCTGGCGCTGCTGGACGAGTGCTCGGCCGCGCTGGGGGTGCGGCGCCGCGTGCGCCTTCTGCGCGCGGCGGGAATCGGCACGCCGCTCACCTGGGGCACGCTGCACCCCGCCGTCGTCCTTCCCGCCGACGCGGACGGGTGGCCGGAATCCCACCGCCGCGCCGTCCTCCTCCACGAGCTGGCCCACGTGCGGCGGCTGGACTGCCTCCTCCAGCTCTTCGCCCACCTGACGTGCGCGCTCTGGTGGTTCCACCCGGGCGCCTGGTGGGCCGCGCACCGCCTGGGCACCGAGCGGGAGCGGGCCTGTGACGAGCGCGTCCTTCGCGCCGGCGTCCGCCCCTCCGACTACGCCGAGTGCCTCCTGCGCATCGCCGATGGCGCCCGCGGCTTCGGCGCGGTGGGCCCGGCGATCGTGGCGGCCGGCTTCCTCCGCCGTGGACAGCTCCGCCTGAGGCTGCGCGCGATCCTGACCCCTGCCCCGCGCCCCGCCCCATCCTTCGCGGCATCCTTTGCGACGGCGGCAGCCTGCGCCGCGCTGGTCCTGGTCGTCGGCTCCATGCGCCTGAGCCCGCGCCCCGACGTGCTCTGGACCGCCCTCGGCTCGCCCGACTGGACGCGCCGCGCCTTTGCCGCCGAGAGCATCGCCCGCTTCGGCGACCCCGCCTCGGTCGCGGCGCTGCACGCCACGCTGCGCACCGAGCCCAACCCCGCCGTCCCCGCGATGGCCCGCTTCGGCGCCCGCCTCCGCCCAGGCTCAGGACAGGGCATGGTCATCCGCTTCGGCTGGCCCGCCGACGGTTGA
- a CDS encoding BlaI/MecI/CopY family transcriptional regulator: MPSDTSPDAELSRRERQIMDVVFRLGRASASEIHERLPDPPSATAVRTMLRILEDKGHLKHEKDGPRHIYLPTVPRDSAQRSAAAHLLRTFFGGSPRAAVATLLDLSERPLTPRERDELVEMIRREREEGR, from the coding sequence ATGCCTTCCGACACCTCACCCGACGCCGAGCTGAGCCGCCGCGAGCGCCAGATCATGGACGTGGTCTTTCGCCTGGGGCGGGCGAGCGCGTCCGAGATCCACGAGCGCCTCCCGGACCCGCCCAGCGCCACGGCCGTGCGCACCATGCTGCGCATTCTGGAGGACAAGGGGCACCTGAAGCACGAAAAGGATGGCCCACGCCACATCTACCTCCCCACCGTGCCGCGCGACTCCGCGCAGCGCTCGGCGGCGGCGCACCTGCTGCGCACCTTCTTCGGCGGCTCGCCCCGCGCCGCCGTCGCGACGCTCCTGGACCTCTCCGAGCGCCCGCTGACGCCCAGGGAGCGCGACGAGCTGGTCGAGATGATCCGCCGCGAGCGCGAGGAGGGGCGGTGA
- a CDS encoding MBL fold metallo-hydrolase: MPHQTIRRSLLLSALLLAPAALAAQAPQGPLWSSYTRAAEVLRLGAEAHGGAAAIRGLTAASFRWEGEDYAPTQGRVPAASWDTAGNGRAVTSDVRVDIAGGRFAWDREFRFGGGYLNAFRWVGSGREFLSYNHHPERGMGGTTYQRDTTGTQQRRALSSLGGNMPVLLLRQALERSNTLRHLGRTAQEEVISYTTAEGDPVTLYFDTATHLLTRREEIGNGSLGDEVNATYFASYEQVAGFSVPRRLELRWNGLLTGRQRLVSFAPAAELPDSLFRVPAGYAAPAPGGAPAMTRVTEGVYFVERIGGGYRSLVVDTDDGLVVVDAPLNPDITGAAIALIERTLPGRPIRYVVITHHHGDHIGGIPAYAARGATILVAPGSEAYLRRMISVTRTLGRIGQPPRAPVREAVFETLSGRRTIGRGARAVEVLDVGPTSHAAAMLAVYVPAQKLLFQGDLLRINEHGGPVVSPDANRDLDSIIRRFRLDVRTIGAVHGLNGTMDDLREAIRRGASAL, encoded by the coding sequence ATGCCCCACCAGACCATCCGCCGAAGTCTCCTCCTCTCCGCCCTGCTCCTCGCACCCGCCGCCCTCGCCGCGCAAGCGCCGCAGGGTCCGCTCTGGAGCTCGTACACGCGCGCCGCCGAAGTACTGCGCCTGGGCGCGGAGGCGCACGGCGGCGCGGCCGCGATCCGCGGGCTCACGGCGGCTTCGTTCCGCTGGGAGGGCGAGGACTACGCCCCCACGCAGGGTCGCGTGCCGGCCGCATCGTGGGACACGGCGGGGAACGGGCGTGCGGTGACGAGCGACGTGCGAGTCGACATCGCGGGCGGCCGCTTCGCGTGGGACCGCGAGTTCCGCTTCGGCGGAGGGTACCTGAACGCGTTCCGGTGGGTCGGCAGCGGCCGCGAGTTCCTGAGCTACAACCATCACCCGGAGCGCGGGATGGGCGGCACCACCTACCAGCGGGACACCACCGGGACACAGCAGCGGCGGGCGCTCTCGTCCCTTGGCGGCAACATGCCGGTCCTTTTGCTCCGCCAGGCGCTCGAGCGGTCCAACACGCTACGCCATCTCGGCCGGACCGCGCAGGAGGAGGTGATCTCGTACACCACCGCCGAGGGAGACCCGGTCACGCTCTACTTCGACACCGCCACGCACCTCCTCACCCGCCGCGAGGAGATTGGCAACGGCTCGCTGGGCGACGAGGTGAATGCGACCTACTTCGCGAGCTACGAGCAGGTCGCGGGCTTCTCGGTGCCGCGCCGGCTGGAGCTGCGCTGGAACGGGCTGCTTACCGGACGGCAGCGCCTGGTCTCGTTCGCGCCGGCGGCCGAGCTCCCGGACAGCCTCTTCCGCGTCCCGGCGGGCTACGCGGCCCCAGCCCCCGGCGGCGCGCCCGCGATGACGCGCGTGACGGAGGGCGTGTACTTCGTGGAGCGGATCGGCGGCGGCTACCGTTCGCTGGTGGTGGACACGGACGACGGCCTCGTAGTGGTGGACGCGCCGCTCAATCCCGACATCACCGGCGCCGCGATCGCGCTGATCGAGCGGACGCTCCCCGGCCGTCCGATCCGCTACGTCGTCATCACGCACCACCACGGCGACCACATCGGCGGCATCCCGGCGTACGCGGCGCGCGGCGCCACGATCCTGGTGGCACCGGGGAGCGAGGCGTACCTGCGGCGGATGATCTCGGTCACCCGCACCCTCGGCCGCATCGGCCAGCCGCCGCGCGCGCCCGTCAGGGAGGCGGTGTTCGAAACGCTGTCTGGACGCCGTACCATCGGACGGGGAGCGCGCGCGGTGGAGGTCCTCGACGTCGGCCCCACCTCCCACGCCGCCGCGATGCTGGCCGTGTACGTCCCCGCGCAGAAGCTCCTTTTCCAGGGCGACCTCCTGCGCATCAACGAGCACGGCGGCCCGGTCGTCTCGCCCGACGCCAACCGCGACCTCGACTCCATCATCCGCCGCTTTCGCCTCGACGTGCGCACCATCGGCGCCGTCCACGGCCTCAACGGCACGATGGATGACCTTCGCGAGGCGATCCGCAGGGGGGCCAGCGCGCTTTAG
- a CDS encoding type II toxin-antitoxin system Phd/YefM family antitoxin codes for MIDLNDIYSLSDFQRKTREHIERLKQTGKPTVLTVNGKAELIVQDASAYQALLDRLDEAEAIIGIQRGLDSIDRGEGESLEEAIAKIRASVPVRRSA; via the coding sequence ATGATCGACCTGAACGACATCTATTCTCTCAGTGACTTTCAGCGGAAGACCCGTGAACACATCGAGCGGCTCAAGCAAACCGGGAAACCAACCGTGCTTACCGTGAACGGAAAAGCGGAGCTCATCGTCCAGGACGCCTCGGCATACCAGGCGCTCCTCGACCGCCTGGACGAGGCTGAGGCGATCATCGGGATCCAGCGTGGACTGGACTCCATTGATCGCGGCGAAGGCGAGTCGCTGGAAGAAGCGATCGCGAAGATCCGCGCCAGCGTACCGGTGCGACGGAGCGCGTGA
- a CDS encoding DUF5654 family protein, with product MANPRVMLQTMITLASASLGLVAALAWNEAIKATIKQVFGTSESLAGLYTYAILATVLAVVVLTLLARASARVGGDVAVHREAEG from the coding sequence ATGGCCAACCCGCGCGTGATGCTCCAGACGATGATCACCCTCGCCTCGGCCTCGCTTGGCCTTGTCGCGGCGCTGGCCTGGAACGAGGCAATCAAGGCCACGATCAAACAGGTATTCGGCACCTCCGAGAGTCTTGCCGGTCTGTACACCTACGCGATCCTCGCCACCGTTCTCGCGGTCGTTGTCCTGACGCTGCTCGCACGGGCATCCGCGCGTGTGGGCGGTGACGTCGCGGTCCATCGCGAAGCGGAAGGCTGA
- a CDS encoding acyl-CoA thioester hydrolase/BAAT C-terminal domain-containing protein, with the protein MIRRHRIRSLLAAILAALGGCAQGMPPAQSGPMLDALFAPPTAAEIAAVEADWAGRDTGAHGYRVEYTKRDGRTGRTMVVSHTVGGIRHYGAVRVPDGAEGRRLPVLVITHGGESGATAYYFFHSGPVARGWVQVIPSFRSEPIRLTPFRRYESEGLPSPWDRDVDDAMGLLSSVLANVPEADSGRVAVVGRSRGGGVALLMAARDRRVKAVADLYGPTDFFLPQVRGLAKRAVGSSVPRLPGAGYLADSVLFALRDGRTTVPRARQELLRRSVVYFADRLPAVQAHHGSDDRKVHVAHADRLDAVLRAQGRDSTQWKYYRYRDAGHGVRHLRGYRRRVEAFLQRVAERGAPPSTTAPTRTR; encoded by the coding sequence TTGATCCGCAGACACCGTATACGCTCCCTGCTCGCCGCCATACTGGCCGCGCTCGGCGGGTGCGCGCAGGGGATGCCGCCGGCGCAGTCCGGGCCGATGCTGGACGCGCTCTTTGCGCCTCCTACGGCCGCGGAGATCGCGGCGGTGGAGGCGGATTGGGCCGGGCGCGACACCGGGGCGCACGGCTACCGCGTGGAATACACGAAGCGCGACGGGCGCACGGGGCGAACGATGGTGGTGTCGCACACCGTGGGCGGAATTCGGCACTACGGCGCGGTGAGGGTGCCGGATGGGGCGGAGGGGCGGCGCCTCCCGGTGCTCGTCATCACCCACGGCGGCGAGAGCGGCGCGACGGCGTACTACTTCTTCCACTCCGGCCCGGTGGCGCGCGGGTGGGTGCAGGTCATCCCCTCCTTCCGCTCGGAGCCGATCCGCCTCACGCCTTTTCGTCGCTACGAATCGGAGGGGCTCCCCAGCCCGTGGGACCGCGACGTGGACGACGCGATGGGGCTCCTCTCCAGCGTCCTGGCGAACGTGCCGGAGGCGGACAGCGGGCGCGTGGCGGTGGTGGGGCGGAGCCGCGGCGGCGGTGTGGCGCTGCTGATGGCGGCGCGCGACCGGCGGGTGAAGGCGGTGGCGGACCTGTACGGGCCCACCGACTTCTTCCTCCCGCAGGTGCGCGGGCTGGCGAAGCGCGCCGTGGGCTCCAGCGTGCCGCGCCTTCCCGGCGCCGGGTACCTGGCGGACAGCGTCCTCTTCGCCCTGCGCGACGGGCGCACGACGGTGCCGCGGGCGCGGCAGGAGCTGCTGCGCCGCTCCGTGGTCTACTTCGCGGACCGGCTCCCCGCGGTGCAGGCGCACCACGGCAGCGACGACCGCAAGGTGCACGTCGCCCATGCGGACCGGCTTGACGCGGTGCTGCGCGCGCAGGGCCGCGACAGCACGCAGTGGAAGTACTACCGCTACCGCGACGCCGGGCACGGCGTGCGGCACCTGCGCGGCTACCGCCGCCGGGTGGAAGCCTTTCTCCAGCGCGTCGCCGAGCGCGGCGCGCCCCCTTCGACCACCGCCCCCACGCGGACGCGATGA
- a CDS encoding thioredoxin domain-containing protein, translating into MPNRLVDETSPYLLQHRDNPVDWYPWGPEALERARAEDRPILLSVGYSACHWCHVMEHESFEDPQTAALMNEHFVNIKVDREERPEIDSIYMAAVQGMTGHGGWPMTVFLTPDGAPFYGGTYYPPEPRHGMPSFTQVLTALADAWRTRRGEVDRSAAEIRQSLQHSVPKRAASALSGSVLDRAAHHLATRFDARWGGFGGAPKFPQPMTIEVLLRHWKRTGGPEALQMAAHTLRRMHAGGMYDHIGGGFARYSVDAQWLVPHFEKMLYDNALLAQAYVHAFQATGDPEFRQVVEETLGFVLREMTGPEGGFYSAFDADSEGEEGKFYVWTPDDIDAVAGAEDGALVRRYFGVTEAGNFEGHNILHTPRDPVEVAADAGISVQELMEAIERARPKLYAARAQRVWPGRDDKVLTSWNAMMLHAFSDAARVLDRADYREAAERSADFLLRALRPEGVLLRSYKDGRAKIGAFLEDYALLADALLSLYETTFDPRWLREARALGEGMLERFWEDEQGIFFDTAHDAETLVVRPRDLYDNATPSGNSAATLALLRLAELTGEERFRTVAERVLASFADQLARFPGAFGHLVTALDRYLAVPQEVAIVGRPGDEDTEALLRVVRRAYLPNTAVALRRPDEGDEVAELIPLLRGRTALDGKATAYVCERFACQRPVTTPEDLAWQLGVEA; encoded by the coding sequence ATGCCCAACCGCCTCGTCGACGAGACCAGCCCGTACCTCCTGCAGCACAGGGACAACCCGGTGGACTGGTACCCCTGGGGACCCGAGGCGCTGGAGCGCGCGCGGGCCGAGGACCGGCCGATCCTGCTCTCCGTGGGGTACTCGGCGTGCCACTGGTGCCACGTGATGGAGCACGAGTCGTTCGAAGATCCGCAGACGGCCGCCCTGATGAACGAGCACTTCGTCAACATCAAGGTGGATCGCGAGGAGCGGCCGGAGATCGACAGCATCTACATGGCGGCCGTGCAGGGGATGACGGGGCACGGCGGGTGGCCGATGACGGTGTTCCTCACGCCCGACGGCGCGCCGTTCTACGGCGGCACCTACTATCCGCCCGAGCCGCGCCACGGGATGCCCTCGTTCACGCAGGTGCTGACCGCGCTGGCCGATGCGTGGCGCACGCGGCGCGGCGAGGTGGACCGCAGCGCCGCCGAGATCCGCCAGTCGCTGCAGCATTCGGTGCCGAAGCGAGCGGCGAGCGCGCTCAGCGGGTCCGTGCTGGACCGCGCGGCGCATCACCTGGCCACGCGGTTCGACGCGCGCTGGGGCGGCTTCGGTGGCGCGCCCAAGTTCCCGCAGCCGATGACCATCGAGGTGCTCCTCCGCCACTGGAAGCGCACCGGGGGACCGGAGGCGCTGCAGATGGCCGCACATACGCTGCGGCGCATGCACGCGGGCGGGATGTACGACCACATCGGAGGGGGCTTCGCGCGGTACAGCGTGGACGCGCAGTGGCTCGTCCCGCACTTCGAGAAGATGCTGTACGACAACGCGCTCCTGGCGCAGGCGTACGTCCACGCCTTCCAGGCCACCGGTGACCCCGAGTTCCGCCAGGTGGTGGAGGAAACGCTCGGCTTCGTGCTCCGCGAGATGACGGGGCCGGAGGGCGGCTTCTACTCGGCGTTCGACGCGGACAGCGAGGGCGAGGAGGGGAAGTTCTACGTGTGGACGCCAGACGATATCGACGCGGTCGCGGGCGCGGAGGACGGCGCGCTCGTGCGGCGCTACTTCGGCGTGACGGAGGCGGGGAACTTCGAGGGGCACAACATCCTGCACACACCTCGCGACCCGGTGGAAGTGGCGGCGGATGCCGGCATCAGTGTGCAGGAGCTGATGGAGGCGATCGAGCGGGCGCGGCCGAAGCTGTACGCGGCGCGTGCCCAGCGCGTGTGGCCGGGACGCGACGACAAGGTGCTCACCTCGTGGAACGCCATGATGCTCCACGCCTTCTCCGACGCGGCGCGGGTGCTGGACCGCGCCGACTACCGCGAGGCGGCGGAGCGCAGCGCGGACTTCCTCCTGCGCGCCCTGCGTCCGGAGGGCGTGCTCCTGCGCAGCTACAAGGACGGACGCGCCAAGATCGGCGCCTTTTTGGAAGACTACGCCCTTCTCGCCGACGCCCTGCTGTCGCTGTACGAGACCACCTTCGACCCCCGCTGGCTGCGCGAAGCCCGCGCGCTCGGCGAGGGGATGCTGGAGCGCTTCTGGGAGGACGAGCAGGGGATCTTCTTCGACACCGCGCACGACGCGGAGACGCTGGTGGTGCGCCCGCGCGACCTGTACGACAATGCCACCCCGTCCGGCAACTCCGCGGCGACGCTCGCCCTGCTGCGCCTCGCCGAGCTGACGGGAGAGGAGCGCTTCCGCACCGTGGCGGAGCGGGTGCTGGCCAGCTTCGCGGACCAGTTGGCGCGCTTCCCGGGCGCGTTCGGCCACCTGGTGACCGCGCTGGACCGCTACCTGGCCGTTCCGCAGGAGGTGGCGATCGTCGGCCGCCCGGGCGACGAAGACACGGAAGCGCTCCTCCGCGTCGTGCGCCGCGCCTACCTTCCCAACACCGCCGTTGCGCTGCGCCGCCCCGACGAAGGTGACGAGGTGGCGGAGCTGATCCCGCTCCTGCGGGGCCGCACCGCGCTGGACGGAAAGGCGACGGCGTACGTGTGCGAGCGCTTCGCCTGCCAGCGGCCGGTGACGACGCCGGAGGATCTGGCCTGGCAACTCGGGGTGGAGGCGTAG
- a CDS encoding type II toxin-antitoxin system RelE/ParE family toxin, whose product MTYKIVVQPAARAEAAGIYKYLHEHSPPAAERWLGGFEQAARTLESMPERCGHALENRSFKREIRQLLYDQYRILFTIRGRTVRVLHVRHGARIPLGKRGGE is encoded by the coding sequence GTGACCTACAAGATCGTCGTCCAGCCGGCGGCGCGCGCCGAAGCCGCGGGGATCTACAAGTACCTGCACGAGCACTCTCCTCCAGCCGCGGAGCGATGGCTCGGGGGATTTGAGCAGGCGGCTCGCACGCTCGAGAGCATGCCGGAACGCTGTGGCCACGCGCTGGAGAACCGGTCGTTCAAACGTGAAATCCGCCAGCTCCTGTACGATCAATACCGCATTCTCTTCACAATCCGCGGCCGCACCGTGCGCGTGCTGCACGTGCGCCACGGGGCACGCATTCCGCTGGGTAAGCGCGGCGGGGAGTGA